Sequence from the Acidimicrobiia bacterium genome:
CGCCGGGTTTCGCTGGGTGTTCTCCTCGGAGCCGGCGGCGTCCTCCGCCACCTTCGGCCTGGCCTGGCTGGGCGTCGTGTTCCTCTTGGTCGTCATGGGCTTCGAGACCGATCTGGCCATCATCTCCAGGTTCCGGGCGGCTGCGGTGGCGGTGGCCGGCGGAAGCCTGCTGCTGGCGATGCTCACCACCGGGATCCTCGGCTTTGTCATCGCCCCCGAACTGGCCGGTGGGGATGATCCCCGATGGGTGGTGGCGGCGTTCTTCGCCCTCGGCCTCTCCGTGTCGGCACTCCCGGTGGTGGGCAAGATCCTGCACGACCTGGGACTGATCCGCCGCAACGTAGGTCAGATCACGATCGCCGCCGCAATGACCAAGGACGCCGTCGGCTGGTTGTTGCTCGCCGCCCTCACCGGCGTCGCCCTCGGTGGTGTCGACGCCTCGCGCATCGCCGTTTCGTTCGGTGGTCTGGCCCTGTTCGCCCTGGCGATGATGACGCTGGGCCGGAGGCTGCTGGACCTTGCCTCCAAGCTGGTCCTGGCGCGCGGCGGGGGATCGACCGCCGGGTTGAGCATCGTCGCCGTAGCGGCATTGGCGGGTGGCGCCATCACCCAGGCGCTGCACGTGGAGGCGATCCTCGGGGCCTACCTCGTCGGGCTGGCGCTGTCCCTCGGCCGGTACCAGGTGCCCCACACCCGGCACCTCTTGGAGACCATGACCGCCGCCTTCTTCGCCCCGGTCTTCTTCGCCTACTCCGGCCTTCGGGTAGACGTCACCATCCTGTCTTCGGGGCGCGTCGCCGCCATCGCCGCCATCGCCATCGCCCTCGCCCTCATGGCCAACATCGGCGGATCGATGATCGGGGGGAGGATTGCCGGCCTCGATTCGAAGGTGGCGCGAGCCCTCGGAGCCGGGTTGACGCCACTGGGTGTGATGGGTGTCGTGGTGGCCATCATCGGTCTCAACGCCGGGGTGCTCAGTGAGGAGGCTTACACGATCCTGGTGCTGGCGGCCGTGCTCACGTCGTTGCTGGCGCCGCTCCTGCTCAGGCTCACCGTGCACAGCATGCCGCCGGCACCCGAGGAGTCGGCCCGGCTGGAGCGAGAGTCGCTCCTCGACGAGGCCGAGATCCTCGCCGCCTCCCGCATCCTCCTTCCAACGCGAGGTGGCGCCAACATCCGCTATGCCAGCCGGCTCGTCGCCCAGGTGTTCCCCGAGGCCGAGATCACCGTCCTCACCATCGAGGTGCCCACCGAGCGCCGGCTGTTCCGGTGGAGGCGTTCGGTCGGGTCCGCCGACGATCCGGCTGCGGTGGTCGAGTCGCTCGGCGACGTCGGTGTGCGTTCGTTGCGCCGGGTGGCGCGCGATCCCGCCGAGGCGATCGCCGCCGAGAGCCGCCTCGGCTACGACCTGGTGGTGATGGGAGCTTCCGAAGGTCGCGAGGCAGGCGCAGTGATCGGTTCGACCGTGGTCGACCGGGTGATGGCGCGTGCCCGCATTCCGGTGGTGATCGTCCACACTTCTGCCGGACGGGACGACGACACCGAGCTGCCGCGCAACATCCTGGTTCCGGTCACGGCCAGCAGGTCGACCAGGGCCGCAGAGGAGTTCGCCTACTCGGTGGCCCTCGCCGCCGGTGCTGCGGTGACCGCCATTCATGTGATCAATCGGCCCGACGGCGTCGGTGAGTACGGCTCCCTGGGGGCCGCCTCCGAGTCGGCCGAGGCCGGTGTCGAGCTGGCTCGCACCGCTCAGGAGTTCGGCGCCCGCCTCGGGGTGGAGGTCGGCTCGGTGACCCGACGGGCCTTCAACGCCGAGCAGGAGATCATGGAGTACGCCAGGTTCGCCGGGGTCGACCTGCTGGTACTCGGTGCTGCGGCCCGGCCCCTCAGCCGGCTCCCCTTCTTCGGTCATCGGATCGGCTACATGATCGAACACGCCGACTTCCCGGTCGTGGTGATCGCCCTTCCCGGAGCCTGACCGGAGGCGGTGGAAGGCAAGGGGGGTAGCATCCGGCCCTCGTGGCCCGCGTCGGCATCCTCGGTCTCCCCAACGTCGGTAAGACGACGCTGTTCAACGCCCTCACCGGCCTCTCGGCACCCACCGCCCCACATCCGTTCTCCACGACCGAGCCGAACGTGGGGGTGGCGCGAGTCCCCGACGATCGGCTGGAGCGCGCCGCAGTGCTGGAACGGTCGGAGAAGGTGGTGCACGCCACCCTCGATCTCTTGGACCTTCCGGCGATGTCCCAGGGAGGCTCCGGGTTCGGGGCCAGGTTCCTGGGGCGGCTCCGGGAGATGGAAGCGATGGCCGCCGTGCTCAGGGCATTCCCCGACGAGGCGGTTCCCGACGGGGAGTCAGGAGTCGATCCGGTGTCCCAAGCGGAGACACTGATGCTGGAGCTGGCGTTCGCCGACGCCGAGGTCTTCGGCAGGAGAGCCGAGAAGGCGGCCAAGGAGGCGACCTCCGATGCCTCCAAGCGGCAGGGGGCCGAGGCGTTCCTGAGGGCGGCTGCGATGCTGGGGGAGGGCCGCCAGCTGCGCTCCGGATCGTGGAGCGAGTCGGATCTGGACGCCTTTCGCGATCTCGCCTCCCTCACCCTCAAGCCGGTGGTGTGGGTGATCAACGTCGCCGAGGACGAGGCTGCCGGCGCCGAGATGGAGGCACGGGTTGCGGCGGTGGTGCCCGACGGGGATGTGGTGGTGACCCTTTCGGCCCGTCTCGAGGAGGAGGCGGCCCGTCTCGACCCGGCCGACCGGGACGAGCTGTACGAAGGGTTGGGTCTCGGGGGAGGAGCCCTGGCTCGCGTGGTCGGCGCCACCTACGCCGCCCTGGGACTGATCTCCTTCTTCACCGTGGGCCCCAAGGAGTCCCGAGCGTGGACGGTCAGACGGGGGGCGCGTGCACCCGAGGCGGCGGGAAAGATCCACAGCGACCTGGAGCGAGGCTTCATCAGGGCCGAGGTGGCCCCGATCGAGGCCGTGCTCGCTGCCGGGGGCTGGGATGCGGCCAAGGCGGCCGGCTCGATCCGGGTGGAGGGGAAGGAGTACGTCGTTGCGGAGGGGGATGTGCTGGTGATCCGCTTCTCGGTCTGACGGCATCACCGGGGCCGGTAGCCTCTCCCCGTGCGGGCAGTGGTGCAGCGAGTCGGGAGGGCGAGCGTCTCGGTTGCCGGCCAGGTGGCTGGACGGATCGGGCCGGGCCTGCTCGCCCTGGTCGGCGTCGGTCATGGCGACGATCGGCGTTCTGCAGAACGACTCGCCGACCTCATAGCCGGGTTGCGGATCTTTCCCGATGCCGACGGCAAGATGAACCTCGCCGTGGCAGAGGTGGGTGGGGAGGTGCTGGTCGTGAGCCAGTTCACGCTGTTCGCCGACGCCTCCCGGGGGAGGAGGCCGTCGTTCGCCGGCGCCGCCCCTCCCGGGCTCGCCGAGCCGTTGCTCGGACAGGTGGTGGCGTCGCTCTCCGGCCGAGGCCTCGGTGTCTCCACCGGCCGGTTCGGTGCCCGCATGGAGTTGGAGCTGGTCAACGACGGCCCGGTGACCATCGTGCTCGACACCGAGCGGAGATCACCGGCGGAGCAGTGAGCGAACGAACTTTGGGGCGGTGAGGCCGGCAACACCGACCGCGTACCAGGCCAGGGCTGCTTCGGGAGCGACACCCCAGGCGGTCGGCCAGGCGTTCGCCACCCATGGCGTCGCCGCCACGGACAGGGCTCCCAGACCGGCGAGGGCGCCGGTGGCCGACCCGGCGACCCTGGCGCCGGCACCGGTGACGACCAGGGTGATCAGGAGGCCTTGGGGCCAGATCACCAGGCCGGTGCCCGCCGCCACTCCGAGGCCCTTTCCGCCGCGAAAGCGAAACCAGGGGTTGAGCACCTGCCCGGCGACGGCGGCGAGGGATGCCGCCACCGCCGTCCGGTCGCCGCCCATGGCGGCCCCGGTGAGTGCGGCGCCTGCCCCTTTCGCCAGGTCCAGGCCGAGCACCGCCAGGGCCAGGCCGACGCCTCCGACCCGCAAGGCGTTGGCGGTCCCCGGGTTACCCGACCCCGACCGGCGCAGATCGATGCGCCGGGTGCGTGCCAGGAGATCGGCGGTGGGAAACGACCCCATGGCCAGCCCGGCGACGACTGCCAGGATCATCGCCCCATCCGTGCCCGACCCTCGGGACAGAGGTGGAGGAAGTCGCAGCGGTGGCAGGCGTCGGAAGGCGCTGGAGGGTGGTCGTCTCCGGCAGCTCGCTCCACCAGTTCTGCGAGGTGCGTTCGCGCCGCTTCCAGGCGCTGGTCGTCGACGACCTCGGTGTACTCCTCGAGGCCGCCACCCCCGAGATACGCCAGGGTCGCCACCAGCCGGTCGGCGGGCTCGGGGAACAGGCCCGCATCGTTCACCGCAACCGAGTACGCCTCTAGCTGCACGACTCGGGCCGGGTCGTCACCGGCCCGGCCGCTCTTGAAGTCGACGATCTCCCGCCGGTCGTCCCACTCGTACACGGCGTCGATACGACCCACCACACGGGTCGTGCCGACGGCGAGGTCGAATGCCGCCTCGACCAGGGCGGGCCGCCTGGTGGCGAAGCGCGACTCGAGAAACACCTCGTATGCGGAGATCGCCGCCGGTTCCGGTTCGGGTGATGATTCGTCGAACCGGGGGTCGATCTCGTCGAAGGCGATGGTGCCTCGGTTGTGGGCCTCGATGCGACGGTGCACCTCGACCCCGCGTCGGGCGGCGATCCCGAAGTGCCGGGGTAGGCGTTCGATATCGGACCATCGGAAGCGTCGCGGACACGATGCCAGGGTCATCAGGCCGGTGACCGATACCGACAGCGGTGGCGGTGGCGGCTCGGCCGGTGCTGGTCGGGGGAGGCGATCGAAGGCGTCGAGGAGCTCAGTCAGACGCCGATCGTACGCATCGCCGACACCCTTCTCCACTGCCATGGCGCGGGCGGCAGAGGCGTCGGCGGCGACGGTGGCGAGAGCCATCGCCGGGCCGTTCGGAAAGAGTGGATCGGGAGTCGGGGCGACCGGCTCCTGGGAGAAGCCCTCGGGGCGCCCCCCAGGCTCGGTGCAGGACAGGGGGTCGGGGCCGGCGACTCCGCTCAGGAGTTCGAACAGCGGGCTCGGCAGCCGATGTTGGGCACCCCCGGTCCAGAATGCCCCGCTGGCGGCGAGCAGGCTCCGCGATCGGGTCACGGCCACGTACGCCGTCCGCCACTCCTGCTCGGCATGGCGCATCTTCAGCCGGTCTTCGTCGCTCTCCCCATCGTCGCCGTCGAGTCGGAGCCCGCCGGGAAGCACCGAGGGGTCCTTCTCCGGGTTCTCCAGCGACACGACCTTGGCCGGGAAGACGTCCTTCTCCAGAGCAGGCAGGAACACTGCATCCCACTCCAGGCCCTTGGCCTGGTGCACGGTCATGAGCGGTACGGCATCCTCCCCGCTGATGCGGGCGGTGTCGAGGTCCTGGCGGGCGTCGTCCTCGGCCAGCCGGTCCAGATGGTCGAGGAAGGCGGTGAGGGTTGGTGGGCCGAGCACTGGGCTCCATGTCTCGGCCAGGTCGAGGAAGCGGAACAGGTTGAGCCGGGTGGAGAGACGCGCCGCATCGGATAGGGCCTCGACCTCGGGCCAAACCTCGGTCGCGTCGAGGACGGCGCGGCACAGGTCGCCGTGCCCTAGCCCCTGGGCCTCCGTGA
This genomic interval carries:
- the ychF gene encoding redox-regulated ATPase YchF, which encodes MARVGILGLPNVGKTTLFNALTGLSAPTAPHPFSTTEPNVGVARVPDDRLERAAVLERSEKVVHATLDLLDLPAMSQGGSGFGARFLGRLREMEAMAAVLRAFPDEAVPDGESGVDPVSQAETLMLELAFADAEVFGRRAEKAAKEATSDASKRQGAEAFLRAAAMLGEGRQLRSGSWSESDLDAFRDLASLTLKPVVWVINVAEDEAAGAEMEARVAAVVPDGDVVVTLSARLEEEAARLDPADRDELYEGLGLGGGALARVVGATYAALGLISFFTVGPKESRAWTVRRGARAPEAAGKIHSDLERGFIRAEVAPIEAVLAAGGWDAAKAAGSIRVEGKEYVVAEGDVLVIRFSV
- a CDS encoding ATP-dependent DNA helicase, which gives rise to MNLHYEPSPEQKAVIDHPLTPLRVVAGAGSGKTGTMAMRLAHFVASGQVEPEAALGITFTRKAAGELADRLRSHLPDLAAEGREVEVTTYHGFALSLIREFGPLVGIDREARVVTASIARQLLRRALTEVAPLDLDLRRPSAVIDGVASLTARLGDHLRTPDELFEYPGEGPVAAERRALAQVAAAYQRSKAEFGVLDFADLVRSAHRLVVEHPLVAERVRDRYGLALLDEYQDTNPAQRELLRAIFGGGFPVTAVGDTDQTIFEFQGASADNFDGFPTHFPRADGTPAPTLGLSVTWRNDRAIVDAANRVRERMQSPGPLDRLMDRPGSGPGSVDARWFRTREDEARHLAEKVLALHDEGLPWRQMAVLFRKHRQMASIRDALVAAEVPVEVTSMGGLLEVPEVVDLHAWLRLLARPDDAVAVARILTGARHRLGLADLAAVARMRRRPADGVGDAPGWALLEAVDDLTEGSEISTSGMKKIDRFRQTYRSLVTEAQGLGHGDLCRAVLDATEVWPEVEALSDAARLSTRLNLFRFLDLAETWSPVLGPPTLTAFLDHLDRLAEDDARQDLDTARISGEDAVPLMTVHQAKGLEWDAVFLPALEKDVFPAKVVSLENPEKDPSVLPGGLRLDGDDGESDEDRLKMRHAEQEWRTAYVAVTRSRSLLAASGAFWTGGAQHRLPSPLFELLSGVAGPDPLSCTEPGGRPEGFSQEPVAPTPDPLFPNGPAMALATVAADASAARAMAVEKGVGDAYDRRLTELLDAFDRLPRPAPAEPPPPPLSVSVTGLMTLASCPRRFRWSDIERLPRHFGIAARRGVEVHRRIEAHNRGTIAFDEIDPRFDESSPEPEPAAISAYEVFLESRFATRRPALVEAAFDLAVGTTRVVGRIDAVYEWDDRREIVDFKSGRAGDDPARVVQLEAYSVAVNDAGLFPEPADRLVATLAYLGGGGLEEYTEVVDDQRLEAARTHLAELVERAAGDDHPPAPSDACHRCDFLHLCPEGRARMGR
- the dtd gene encoding D-aminoacyl-tRNA deacylase; the protein is MRAVVQRVGRASVSVAGQVAGRIGPGLLALVGVGHGDDRRSAERLADLIAGLRIFPDADGKMNLAVAEVGGEVLVVSQFTLFADASRGRRPSFAGAAPPGLAEPLLGQVVASLSGRGLGVSTGRFGARMELELVNDGPVTIVLDTERRSPAEQ
- a CDS encoding glycerol-3-phosphate acyltransferase, which produces MILAVVAGLAMGSFPTADLLARTRRIDLRRSGSGNPGTANALRVGGVGLALAVLGLDLAKGAGAALTGAAMGGDRTAVAASLAAVAGQVLNPWFRFRGGKGLGVAAGTGLVIWPQGLLITLVVTGAGARVAGSATGALAGLGALSVAATPWVANAWPTAWGVAPEAALAWYAVGVAGLTAPKFVRSLLRR
- a CDS encoding cation:proton antiporter, with translation MALTDHQVLVFLVQLALLVGIARILGGLARALGQPSVVGELLAGVVLGPSIFAQVWPAGFRWVFSSEPAASSATFGLAWLGVVFLLVVMGFETDLAIISRFRAAAVAVAGGSLLLAMLTTGILGFVIAPELAGGDDPRWVVAAFFALGLSVSALPVVGKILHDLGLIRRNVGQITIAAAMTKDAVGWLLLAALTGVALGGVDASRIAVSFGGLALFALAMMTLGRRLLDLASKLVLARGGGSTAGLSIVAVAALAGGAITQALHVEAILGAYLVGLALSLGRYQVPHTRHLLETMTAAFFAPVFFAYSGLRVDVTILSSGRVAAIAAIAIALALMANIGGSMIGGRIAGLDSKVARALGAGLTPLGVMGVVVAIIGLNAGVLSEEAYTILVLAAVLTSLLAPLLLRLTVHSMPPAPEESARLERESLLDEAEILAASRILLPTRGGANIRYASRLVAQVFPEAEITVLTIEVPTERRLFRWRRSVGSADDPAAVVESLGDVGVRSLRRVARDPAEAIAAESRLGYDLVVMGASEGREAGAVIGSTVVDRVMARARIPVVIVHTSAGRDDDTELPRNILVPVTASRSTRAAEEFAYSVALAAGAAVTAIHVINRPDGVGEYGSLGAASESAEAGVELARTAQEFGARLGVEVGSVTRRAFNAEQEIMEYARFAGVDLLVLGAAARPLSRLPFFGHRIGYMIEHADFPVVVIALPGA